In Chanodichthys erythropterus isolate Z2021 chromosome 7, ASM2448905v1, whole genome shotgun sequence, a genomic segment contains:
- the lysmd4 gene encoding lysM and putative peptidoglycan-binding domain-containing protein 4 isoform X1, which produces MRRGDPLPRAFQAPVDVHASADGQVYMFRHRQEEPEASSEDEEFNVMELRPRSRESSSRERERVGEMLLLERDISHEDNLNKLALQYGCKVADIKRVNNLFQEQDMYALKSIKIPVKKHSLLTEANSELRNPQQRPSHDAALSNSTEASVSGRPQVQEYTNYLKEVDSDIERLIQSTDPSEEVFSGDSRVSRRWGWRSQRLRSYGADWGIQWWNAVVAMLLIGIVLPIFYVVYFKTQESGESVVDNGVVNISVPTSNNTGVSVSSVNPGNIIGNHLEKKQV; this is translated from the exons ATGCGGCGTGGAGATCCTCTCCCTCGAGCCTTTCAGGCTCCTGTGGATGTACATGCCAGTGCGGATGGCCAAGTGTACATGTTCAGACACAGACAAGAAGAACCGGAAGCATCATCTGAGGATGAGGAATTCAATGTCATGGAGCTCCGGCCACGGAGCCGAGAGTCATCTTCacgggagagagaaagagtgggAGAAATGCTTTTACTAGAACGGGACATTTCCCATGAGGACAATCTCAACAAACTGGCCCTTCAGTATGGATGCAAG GTGGCTGACATAAAAAGAGTGAACAACCTTTTTCAAGAGCAGGATATGTATGCACTGAAGTCCATCAAAATCCCTGTTAAGAAGCATAGTCTGTTAACCGAGGCCAACTCTGAGCTCAGGAACCCCCAGCAAAGACCGTCCCATGATGCAGCATTATCAAACAGCACTGAAGCGAGCGTCTCGGGAAGACCTCAGGTGCAGGAGTACACCAATTACCTTAAAGAGGTGGACAGTGACATTGAGCGTCTGATCCAAAGCACAGACCCCTCAGAAGAGGTATTTTCTGGTGATTCCAGAGTATCCAGACGATGGGGATGGAGAAGCCAGCGCTTGCGCAGCTATGGTGCGGACTGGGGGATCCAGTGGTGGAACGCTGTAGTTGCCATGTTACTCATTGGCATTGTCCTACCAATATTCTATGTGGTATATTTTAAAACTCAAGAGAGTGGTGAATCTGTAGTGGACAATGGAGTGGTCAACATATCTGTGCCTACCTCAAACAATACAGGGGTGAGCGTCAGCTCAGTGAACCCTGGGAATATAATCGGAAACCACCTTGAGAAAAAGCAAGTATAA
- the lysmd4 gene encoding lysM and putative peptidoglycan-binding domain-containing protein 4 isoform X2 — protein sequence MRRGDPLPRAFQAPVDVHASADGQVYMFRHRQEEPEASSEDEEFNVMELRPRSRESSSRERERVGEMLLLERDISHEDNLNKLALQYGCKVADIKRVNNLFQEQDMYALKSIKIPVKKHSLLTEANSELRNPQQRPSHDAALSNSTEASVSGRPQVQEYTNYLKEVDSDIERLIQSTDPSEEVFSGDSRVSRRWGWRSQRLRSYGADWGIQWWNAVVAMLLIGIVLPIFYVVYFKTQESGESVVDNGVVNISVPTSNNTGVSVSSVNPGNIIGNHLEKK from the exons ATGCGGCGTGGAGATCCTCTCCCTCGAGCCTTTCAGGCTCCTGTGGATGTACATGCCAGTGCGGATGGCCAAGTGTACATGTTCAGACACAGACAAGAAGAACCGGAAGCATCATCTGAGGATGAGGAATTCAATGTCATGGAGCTCCGGCCACGGAGCCGAGAGTCATCTTCacgggagagagaaagagtgggAGAAATGCTTTTACTAGAACGGGACATTTCCCATGAGGACAATCTCAACAAACTGGCCCTTCAGTATGGATGCAAG GTGGCTGACATAAAAAGAGTGAACAACCTTTTTCAAGAGCAGGATATGTATGCACTGAAGTCCATCAAAATCCCTGTTAAGAAGCATAGTCTGTTAACCGAGGCCAACTCTGAGCTCAGGAACCCCCAGCAAAGACCGTCCCATGATGCAGCATTATCAAACAGCACTGAAGCGAGCGTCTCGGGAAGACCTCAGGTGCAGGAGTACACCAATTACCTTAAAGAGGTGGACAGTGACATTGAGCGTCTGATCCAAAGCACAGACCCCTCAGAAGAGGTATTTTCTGGTGATTCCAGAGTATCCAGACGATGGGGATGGAGAAGCCAGCGCTTGCGCAGCTATGGTGCGGACTGGGGGATCCAGTGGTGGAACGCTGTAGTTGCCATGTTACTCATTGGCATTGTCCTACCAATATTCTATGTGGTATATTTTAAAACTCAAGAGAGTGGTGAATCTGTAGTGGACAATGGAGTGGTCAACATATCTGTGCCTACCTCAAACAATACAGGGGTGAGCGTCAGCTCAGTGAACCCTGGGAATATAATCGGAAACCACCTTGAGAAAAA ATAA